The genomic segment CTGCCCGGTGTATGACAAGACCAATAAAAAACTTTTCCTGTTCTTCGTTTGCGTTAAAGGTATAGTGTCAGAGTGTTGGCAGAGGTTCTGGGGCTGCAATAACACCCGTCTCTGCTATATTACATCCACTGATGCTGGTAAAACGTGGAGCCAAGTGACTGACTTGACTGATGCACTGGCCGAAGTTAAACAATGGGCCACATTTGCTGTTGGGCCAGGCCATGGTATTCAAGGACAGAGTGATAGATTAATTGTTCCAGTTTATGGTTATGTTTCTTGCTCCAACTCATTTTGTTGTATAATGTGTTATTGTGCTGTCTCACGTGCACTCTGCCTTTACAGTGATGACAAGGGTGTTACTTGGCAATTTGGCAACCTGCTTGAAAAAGAATCAGGTGAATGTGAAATGGCAGAGATTTGCGATGACAAAGGCAACAGGTCCATCTACTGCAATGCCCGAAGTGCTGAAGGCCATCGTGTTGAAGCTGTCAGTGCTGATAATGGTGAGGATTTTGGTATTCTGCCAAATGGCACACTAGTGGAAACAGGCAGTGGATGTCAGGGAAGTGTGGTGTCCTTTCCAATTCAAAACGAAGGTATAAAAAGAAAGGCGGAGCAAAGTCAGGACCCCAGATGGCTACTTTTTTCACACCCAAATGATAAGGGCGAAAGAAAGGATCTAGGAGTGTATCTGAACAAATCTCCACATGAGCCAAAAAACTGGAGCTCACCCTGGATCATCAACAAAGGTCCCAGTGGTTACTCAGACCTGGTTTACATTGGGGATGGgatgtttgcatgtttaatGGAGCGTGGGGATAACAGTGAAATTGAACAGATAGCTTTCTCAATTTTTAGCTACAATGAAGTCAAGAAGGGTACTGAAGAGTAAATACATTTACTCAATATGCTGTCTTTGTCAGGGGCTGAGCTGTGTGACGGCCATTATGGTTTCACGCACACAAACAGATGTGACTGTGGCGCTGTTGTACATGTTGgggcttctttttttaattgtgtctCCAAATTGTCTCTCGCGTATGGCAGGTAATTTTTGTTTAATCCAGGAAATACTATAACTCTGAAATTGTATATCATTATACTGAGTCTTTGTGTTAGTATTTTATGTCCAGTATCCATTCATGAGATAAGTCACAGCTATTTCACTTTATAAGGGTGCTGTGTTATTTTgatgatttgattttaattgattttaatgGTAATAACATAGAAACTCGTGACTGATATAAATACTTAGGACTCTGGCTGGATGCTAGACTCACTTTTAAAAACCACATGGAACACCTTTCAAGAAAATTAAAGATGAAGATTTTTATATAGaaactaatttttgtttgtCATTCACAAGTTGTAAGATCATATTACAGACCAGATTTTGTCTGCATTTGGTTATTGTAGTACCGTTTATGTGAATGCTGAAGCCTCTTCATTTTGTGTATCGTGATTAATCACAGGTGATTGTTTTCTTACTTACATGTATCTTATATGAAAAAGTGGGATGGTGCTCCCTAGCAAAACGAAGACAGCAGCATTGTATTATGTTTATTTACAAGGGTCTGACTGTAGGCCTAATTTTGACTTCAGTTTATTTTAGTTATAATAAACATGACAATTTTATGAAATGATACTGTACTCATGAAATTCTAtacatattaaatatattttacccTAAACAGAAACAGGATTGGTCAGAATAAAAGTCATTGATATACATGCTTATCATAGAGAACATGAGCACTGTCCCTCATATGTAAGCCTGGTAACAAGGAAATCACATTTCTGTTGTACCGCTGTTAGATATATATACAAGCCATGGGCAGGATTTTTAGTGACCAGGAAATCAAAGACAGCAGCATTGTATGATGTTTAGTTAAAAGAGTAAACATTTCAGTGTCAGGTCGCatgacattttaacattagCCGTGCCTCTTGTTCACACTGGACCTGGAAAAAACTCCCTATAAGCATTTAAAAAGTTGTATTTGTCTGTCTGCAACTACGTTTTTCTTTATTGTGATCATATATAATATGTCTGTTGAGTTGTCTTTGCCAGTTTCTCCATGTGCTTTTTGTACACAGATGTCTCTTGAAAAAATTTCTTGATCTCAGCGAGACCATCTATCTGAATAAAAGAtactaaatataaataaattaaataaataaaacacaaaagagaACAACATTCTTTAACACATAATTGAATGGAGTGATGGCAGCTAGCTAGAGGCTCTGTTTGagataattacacaaaatgattttcttttaataacGACTCATCCATTGTGACAAACATAATGTTGTTTATTACACTATGTAAACCTTTGTAATTTTTTCTCATTGGTCAGAATGTTCTGCTAAAAACAATCAAACTgaataacttttatttttctaaaggCCTACCTGCAACCATTGCTATAGCCTTAGAAAGGGAAAGTGAGCTAATACATTATCTAGCTAGTACATAGTATAATACTCAAACTCTTGATGCTTTTATACAAAAACTAGCTCTAAATCAGTTGAGAACCTTCAGTCTTCACCTGAAGAACTGAAGGAACTAACAAGAAATAATGATTTACAGTTTCAAGTATATTACTTATGTGTCAGAATTTAATAAAACTTAACGCCATCAGTTTTTCTTCTCCAAAAATAAGAAATGAGGAGAATCTAAAACTGATCTTTGTTTAATGTGAAAAATTAATCACTCTGCAAATAATGTGACATTTGAACTAAGAACTAATGCAAACATAAATCCAAAGCAACCAGTGTGACCATTATACAGATCAACTTTGTCAGTTTGTCAGAGCCACAGCATTATTGCACTACCCTCCAGTCCCCTTTTTCATTGCTCCTTGACAAACTGCAGTAACCTACCTGATAAAAGCAGCAAGGAATGTCATACCTCTCTTTCTTCAGGCCAAAACCTTTCAACCTTTGCTATCATACTCTCAACATGCCCAAACAAATCCTGTTCCAAACAAGCTAAGGTATGAAAACCTCTCTCATTTATGAAAAACATTTGGCTTAAAAAGAGCAGCGGCAGACACATAGTGTGATAAGAAGTTATGAAACTCATTATAATGACATTTGGAACTGATGAACCATGGAACAAaccagatagatagatatagatatatatactcTTTGTGACTGTGTGTCTGCACATTATCCattcaaacaataaaaattatagcaattttattttaacactgaCTGTAGGTCTAGTTTTGTCTTGAGCAACTGCACTGAGAGTGTTTCATGCATTTCTACATGTAGCAAAGAACAAAGCGGCCTCAACTTCAGTATCAGTATTATCCACTAATAACTACACCATTAACTAGCCCTAAAGAGAGACAGGATTGATGAGGGCAAAAGTCAGATGTGATAACTGTCTAATCTTGTGATAGAGAATGTGAACACTCTCACATTACACATCCCTGTTAGGTTGTACTGCTGTTTTTTTACTTACCATGAGCAGACTTATCAGTGATTAGGAAATCAGAAAATTATGAATAAGGACCACAACACCAAACATGTTAAAGCATTTTAAGATGTTTGGGGGAAAAAGGCTTCTTGCATATCCCTGGAATACCTATGGCATGAAAAGAGAACAGAAACTTATAGGGCAGAGAATGTTTGACGTGTGGTCCTGATCCTGAACTTCAGATAACCCTATCTCTAATCAGTTTTGTCAACAGCAGCATTTATGGGTTCGTAATTATTAATGAACTTTTTGAATTCAACATAGTGCGAGACTTCAGACTTGCTAACCCCTACCACATAAGTCCGTACAAATGTCTAATAatctaaaataatattttagcaTCTTCTATTTTTCACGCAGTGCCCCTGGTGACATGATTTTGTGTCTCAGTACagcttttaatcattttatttatttcaagtcACTGATTTTTCCCTAATTTCTCATGCTGTTTAATATAAAGGAATAAAAGCCCCCCTGCAGTGTGTActcccttttctccttttcttttatatttgtgCAGTAACTCAAACAAAGGAGTATTTCAGGTAGGCCACAAAATCAACCTCAGGTGCAATCCCAGTTAATCAGCTGCCCTCAATGCCAGCAAACAAACGACACTGTggcaatcagaattattgtctgaaggccaaaaaaatgcccaacagatttaTTTCAGATCATTACTTTGCCATACTGGTCCACTTGAttgatctttattttttatttaattatttattttttaagttattaTAATCGGAACAGACATGAGAGGGGCACTAGATCACctgttgggaaaaaaaagaagaaaacaagcaaaaagagaacAACTCAGTAGAGTTGTTCTCAGCAATAACCTAGATATGCATAAGTaagagtaaataataaatagtgCATGCTACTGAGGAGCACACAAGACTGACAATGCACGATATGCTTAGAGGCAGCAGCAAAGGAAGATAGTGTGTCTGTGAATAAGTGTGTGCACATCTCTGTGTGTGATCGtacttgtattcaaaaggtttctttATGTAATTATCTAATAGtaggtgtggggagccatagccctgcCCCCCAGGAcctggaggagatccaggccccagacatctaGAGGCCCCCcagagcacaagagaccaaggaggAATCACCGGAGTGTGGTGGGGGGAGACAGGTCCCCTACTTAGGCTGCTTTAGCCTCAGTGTGCACACAGTTGCTGTACATTTGCAATCCACTTTGCAGCCCACCTCAGATCCTCATTTTCTACTACTTCACACTTAATATCATATCTGTTGTCACTGAGGCCTGCTCTGTTCTGTGCTGGGGCCTTGGCACTAGAAGATGGAAATAATCTTCTTTTGCTTCATGTGTGCAACCACTGTTTGGACTGGACTTTGCCTCGGGACTTTCTTGGATGTCTTCTAACAATTCTCACAACAGTTAATGTGAAATAAGCTCATTTTCCTGCAGACACAGAGTCAGACAGATTTTCTGTAGAGAAATATATCTCAGCTTTATTAACCTCaaatttctttttgctttttctgccTGACAGTAGTTAGAAAATAGTATATACACATTGCTGTAATTACACAATCCTTATTTGGAAGTGCTCCATCTCTGCTCAACCCTTGCAATCAAAGAAAATTGTATTGTTACACTTAAACCTGCTAAATGAGTATTCTGGGCACAGAAGGAAAGGGAAAGCAGACTTTTTTGCCTTCAGGGCCTGGAGTTTTGCATTTCCAGTCACTGACTTTTATTACATTTGCTCTGCAACTCAGAAAAACTAATCAAACAGCAAACATGCAGTTGGAATTTACTAaatgtatttcaccctcaatgCATGAAACCTCAAACAATTTCAAGTGATACACAGTGCAGGAAACCTCACTGTGCTTCATAAAACGTTTAAGCTTTGTGTAGGTTTAATCCAGCACTAATGCAGTGTTAAAACCAACACAGCAGGTGTTGCTGATAAGCCAAAAGCCAAAGGAATTTCAATTGCTTTATCCAGCAGGAGATGAACAGAAATAAgacagggtgaaaaaaaaaaaaaacagatgaggAAAAGTGACAAGGAAGTgtaggaggagaggagaaaataaaagaaagattttGGCAGAGCTTTGGTTTTCAAGCCTGatgatgaaattaaaaaaagagaaagaatacTACAGAAGACAGTAGAAGTAAATTATTATTtgaggccaactttgtgcaatgtttatTGCTATGCAATGCCCTCCTAGTAAAACAAGGGGATAAACATGTCTCATCTTCCATTACAAGTAAAGCTcttttttccatgtgtcccaGCACCTCTTCATGTACAGTATTTACAGTAATATAACACAAGCAACAATAAGAAGAACTGAACACAGTGTTTCTGGGCAAAGTAACCCAATAAAAGCTGTGTGTTACAGCTGGAAGCCCATTTTGACAGAACCTTGTGCACATAAAAACAAAcgtaaaatataaatagaacGTTTACAATAAATACAGCTTTACTTAGTAAGTTTTCACATTTCCCAGTACACAAACTGGTACTCAAACAGCCAACCAGTGGCTTTACTGGAAACCAGTAAAACTAATTGCTACATGACATGTATTAACCAGAAGTGGAAATTTTCTTGAAACAGAACATAAGGCTAGTTtgactatacatatatatgctTTAAACAGACAGGTTTTTTGCCCTCAGGTCAGAAAGATCCTGCTAAATAAACTCTATATTTTCACATATTGCAGCTATTTTCCATGGCTGGATTTCACTTATATTTGTCCCCTGGGCAAAAATTAGCTGCCCAGGCCTCTCCTAGTGTCTGGTATGCTGATAATGGAATACTGCATGGCTACAGTTTGCTCTATGCTCAAAAATCAGTTTTGCAATATGCATCATTGAGGCACAAAACTGAAATAACGACAATAGGGGTGTAAGGGTATACAAAGTTCATTTCATGATAAGACTTCCTTGGTTTTGGAAATCGTGTGAGTCAAACACTTATTAGTTTTAggtttaaattaaacaaagtaTTCGtttgtactttttgtttttctgctgaaCCAAAAATGTGACCAACAGTAAGTTTTGTGTACCCTTACAGCCCTAAGAATACGGTCTAAACTACATATCTACAATGGAATCCACTTCAAAACAAGATCGcagtataaaaaaattaattcaaacCCAAAACAACTGACCCACAGTGAATCTGTGGCCTTTCGGTTCCTGGAGAGGAACCCAGTTTTTTAGCCCTCTGGGGGCAAAGAAACAATGTTTTGGAATTTTTACTTTTAGAGTTTTATGCTACATAACTCATATGCATTTTTGTAAAACTAGCTTATACGTCGgtattttttcaaataaatatcTTTCACTAgatcttaaaaaaaatagtcTCTCTTTTTATCTTATCGTTAAAGTCAGTTGAACTGTCTTTTAgacagatggaaaaaaagaTAGATTACATGCTAGCAGCTTTAACATTGTACTTAACCCTCACCCCTTCTTTATCTCCTCATCCAGTGGAAAACAATCATTCTTCTTAACATGGGCTGAACAGTACTATTTACAAATACACTTTAAAATGTAGTTCACATTGTATCAAGGATATGAATGTATCTCTGGTCAAGAATACTGAACAAGAACAGAGAGGATTTTTAAGGGAAAGGTTAAAACTACTGGGGTGAATCACCTTGAAGACATGCAGTGTTTGTTGTCCATTAAATTCAAACGAGCTACATTCTAAGATCACGTCATAAGCCGACTTTTGCCCATCGCTTATTAATCTTGTGCTTACTGGCAACTCAACAATTTTCTAGAGCAGCGAAGTGGGGGCAGCACTAGTTTGAGACTGTGTTTCAGCACCTCGAGATTACAACTGATCTGCACCGTGTCTGACTGTACAACTGTACTTTGTACTATGTCTCAAATGTACTTGATTACAGTGCAGTGTGTAGTTGGGTGAAAATAGACTTAAATTTGAAAACATTACCAAAAAAATCGGaaatctttttgtgtttttataagaCTTACATGCTAAAAGGTGCTAAAAACTAAACAATGTTAACCAACCAAATAAACATACTACAGTTTTAAAGGAAAATACACTGTAGCTTCCAGttagtctgtttttgttttattccgTAGGCTTCAGAGATGTTTGTAGGTAGTCAGTTTCCAGTCTTTTGCAAAGCTAACAGATTCTGACCTACTTATGTAATGTTTAATTCTAAAAATTGCA from the Oreochromis niloticus isolate F11D_XX linkage group LG7, O_niloticus_UMD_NMBU, whole genome shotgun sequence genome contains:
- the neu3b gene encoding sialidase-3 isoform X2, producing the protein MKTGTVNNDQTTNELIVTWSDLKLVKEAHLEGHRPMNPCPVYDKTNKKLFLFFVCVKGIVSECWQRFWGCNNTRLCYITSTDAGKTWSQVTDLTDALAEVKQWATFAVGPGHGIQGQSDRLIVPVYGYVSCSNSFCCIMCYCAVSRALCLYSDDKGVTWQFGNLLEKESGECEMAEICDDKGNRSIYCNARSAEGHRVEAVSADNGEDFGILPNGTLVETGSGCQGSVVSFPIQNEGIKRKAEQSQDPRWLLFSHPNDKGERKDLGVYLNKSPHEPKNWSSPWIINKGPSGYSDLVYIGDGMFACLMERGDNSEIEQIAFSIFSYNEVKKGTEE
- the neu3b gene encoding sialidase-3 isoform X1; this translates as MGNKPSVNQELNTEKTTIFQSQEGVVYRIPALFYHAEEKVFLAFAEKRRAKDDHTSEALAMKTGTVNNDQTTNELIVTWSDLKLVKEAHLEGHRPMNPCPVYDKTNKKLFLFFVCVKGIVSECWQRFWGCNNTRLCYITSTDAGKTWSQVTDLTDALAEVKQWATFAVGPGHGIQGQSDRLIVPVYGYVSCSNSFCCIMCYCAVSRALCLYSDDKGVTWQFGNLLEKESGECEMAEICDDKGNRSIYCNARSAEGHRVEAVSADNGEDFGILPNGTLVETGSGCQGSVVSFPIQNEGIKRKAEQSQDPRWLLFSHPNDKGERKDLGVYLNKSPHEPKNWSSPWIINKGPSGYSDLVYIGDGMFACLMERGDNSEIEQIAFSIFSYNEVKKGTEE